The Catellatospora citrea genomic interval CGAAGGCCCGGAGAAGGCCGTGAACGGCACCGTCAACGGCGGCAACAGCGACAAGTTCTGCTCCGCCGTGACCGGGGCCTGGCTGCGCGTCGACCTCGGCGCGACCCGGGCGATCAACCGGTTCGAGGTGGCCCACGCCCAGGCGGGCGGCGAGTCGGCGGCCCTGAACACCAGGGCCTTCACCATCTCGGTGTCCGCCGACGGCGTGACCTGGACGCAGGCCGTCAACGTCACCGCCAACACCGCGGCCACCAGCACCCACCCGGTGAGCGTCAGCGGCCGCTATGTCCGCCTGAACGTCGGCACCCCCGCCCAGAACGCCGACCTCGCCACCCGCGTCTACGAACTGCGCGTGTACGGCTGACCCGTGTCCACCCGCCGCACGTCCTCGGTTGACCGGGTGGCGGCGGCACGCACGCCCCGCCAGATCTGATCTGGCGGGGCGTCTGGCGCATACCGGGTGGCGGGGTCGGTGCACCGTGCGACCCGGCCGCCGACGTGGTGGACGAGAGGAATCTGATGGCGGTGAACCGAACCGGCCTGGCGGTGGAGACATCCGGGCTGGTCAAGACATTCGGCAAGACCCGGGCGGTGGACGGGCTCGACCTGGCGGTCCCCGCCGGGACGGTGTACGGCCTGCTCGGGCCCAACGGGGCGGGCAAGACCACGGCGGTGCGCATGCTCGCCACCCTGCTGCGCCCCGACGGGGGGCAGGCCCGGGTGTTCGGGCACGACCTGCGTACCGAGGCCGACGCGGTGCGCACCCGGGTCAGCCTGACCGGCCAGTACGCGTCCGTGGACGAGGACCTGACCGGCACCGAGAACCTGATCCTGCTGAGCAGGCTGCTCGGCTACCGCAAGCCGGCCGCCCGGGAGCGCGCCGCGCAGCTGCTGGCGGCGTTCGGGCTGACCGACGCGGCGGACCGGCAGGTGAAGAAGTACTCGGGCGGCATGCGGCGGCGCATCGACATCGCCGCCAGCATCCTGAACACGCCCGATCTGCTGTTCCTGGACGAGCCGACGACGGGCCTGGACCCGCGCAGCCGCAACCAGGTATGGGAGATCATCCGGGCGGTGGTGGCGCAGGGCACCACCGTGCTGCTGACCACGCAGTACCTGGACGAGGCGGACCAGCTCGCGGGCCGGATCGCGGTCATCGACGAGGGCAAGGTCATCGCGGAGGGCACCCCGGGGCAGCTCAAGTCCTCGATCGGGGCCGGCACGGTGCACCTGCGGCTGCGCGACGCCGCCCAGCGGCCCGAGGCGGAGCGGATCCTGGCGAAGGTGCTCGACACGACGGTGCAGCAGGAGGCCGACCCGGTGGCGCTGACCGCGCGCGTGGGCGGCTCAGGCGCTGCGGTGGACGCCGCCGCGGCGGGCTCGCGAGCCCTGGCCGAGCTGGCGGGGGCGGGCATCGTCGTCGACGAGTTCTCCCTCGGCCAGCCCAGCCTCGACGAGGTGTTCCTGGCCCTGACCGACAAGGCC includes:
- a CDS encoding ATP-binding cassette domain-containing protein gives rise to the protein MAVNRTGLAVETSGLVKTFGKTRAVDGLDLAVPAGTVYGLLGPNGAGKTTAVRMLATLLRPDGGQARVFGHDLRTEADAVRTRVSLTGQYASVDEDLTGTENLILLSRLLGYRKPAARERAAQLLAAFGLTDAADRQVKKYSGGMRRRIDIAASILNTPDLLFLDEPTTGLDPRSRNQVWEIIRAVVAQGTTVLLTTQYLDEADQLAGRIAVIDEGKVIAEGTPGQLKSSIGAGTVHLRLRDAAQRPEAERILAKVLDTTVQQEADPVALTARVGGSGAAVDAAAAGSRALAELAGAGIVVDEFSLGQPSLDEVFLALTDKAARNEENA